The genomic window TAAAATGCTCTCAGCAGTCTGGtttgttacaacaaaaaaaaaaaaaaaaataaaactcgtTGAACAATAGACGACTGTAACGGCAGAAATaattattcatattcatatacgAAACATTTTGTGCGAAATGGAAATTCTAACCAACAATAAGAATttgtcaaaaaccaaaaacaattcgCACAATGTTGGCATATTGACGTTTTTGCGTGAATGTGTAAGTgaaggaaatacaacaaaaaaatagcgCCTATTGAAGCGGTCGCAAGGCATTTCACTCTTCGTTGTTTCAGCAAACTCAACACAACAAATGGGAGTGCAACATGTTCGATTGTGTTGGCAAACAAAGAGGAGCGGATGCGGATTTGTGCGCCCTTTTCCGTTTGTAAGCACACAAGTAGCTTTACAGACTAAATCGTGTTGTATTGAGTGAACAGTCACAATActggattttatatttttgtttttttttgtaatcgaaattgacaaaattttgtCATCATTGTTACAATCAAAGTtagtgaaaaaagaaattacaaaattttaatgtgcTACATAACCAAAAACTCAGCGCAATCCGAAAGCAGATACAATTGTAAGCTTCCGCTTGTGGAAACTGCTTAAATAGTGTGGTACTTTTTTGCCACTTGCATTACAATCCACGTTGCGACATTGACCCTTAATACTGCACCGTTTAGCAACTCGTGCAATACCCAAGTGCTGCAGCCGTCTGATGCTTGCTGAATTGCACTTGAGAATTTCGTCTGGCTGGTGTAGGCGGGAATACCTGGTTGATGCCATTCTATTTGGATGATGATATTGTATTGCACCTGACTTGCTGCCCTTTCGTTGCGCTCTACATTGACGTACTGCCCGTCCACTAGCCCACTagtgtttttcgtttttatttttcgaacggTCAGTTCATCAAGCTTGCAACTTGCTCTGCGCCTGATCGATTGCCTCACCGCGGTCATTCATTTTAATTGATTTGCCTCGACTTCTCTAATCAAACGCGAATGTTTGCGCTCGtgccatatttttttgttcagtttTTGGCTTGTTGCTGGTGTTGTTAGCATTTACGATGGGTCTTTGTGGCATACCACCACGAAAATAGCTTCAGTTATTTTTGTGCGCTCCGCCGTTAGTCACAAGAGCACCGCGACGAGACGAGCGTCTTCCATTACACTTTGAATAGCCAGATTACTCAACCCTGTATTTGATTTATCAATTAATTTCTTCGTGCGAAGATGAGTGCTCAAGTGCGCGCGGAGAGCGGCGAGGATGGCGGCGGCGCGAAATTGCAACAAGTTGTTACTTTTGAATTACCTTCACGAATTTTGTCtggcaaagttttgtttttcttattatttagttttttttcgtgTGCTCACCTTTCTTTGTACTATCAGCTTGaatgtatttgaaatattttatctgACTATTATACTAATCGCTTTGCATTTTCCGAATTTcttgtacttttttttgtagaaatcaAAATTCAAAGTGAAAATGGCACCAATTAGTGAAAAAAGGTCACAGCCTCCAAATGCGAACCACGTTAAAGAAAACGGGCACACAAGTCATGGCCATGGTCATTCGCATCTTCACACTCACACGAAGGAGAACGCCAGCAGCAATGCGTCCGGGAAGAGTGCAGGTGTGAAAACGAAAGGCTTAGAGATACTTGATTTCCATGAATCGTGGCTGGAGGAGGTCGAACTTTATAAGGATAAATTGTATGTGCAAAAGAATCTTTTGCTCTCATCGCATAATCACGCCCATACCCCACATGGTTGTCAAATCGATGCACCCAGCCATTATATCAGTGTGAATAATAAGTATAAGGTTAATTCAGCATCGGGTTATACGCCTAATGAGCATAGTAACTGTAATAGTATTACAAATGACACGATTGTAAAACGGCAGCGGGGTGCAGGCACATCAGCCACTGGACCTGCCATAGATCCATCGATAATTAGCAATGCCTCATATaacaaatcaaatcgaattagTATACGTAGTAACACTGCCGCCCCCCTGACATCCAGCCCAGACTCGACCATACCAATGAGTGGCGTACAGGTATGTGGAATTTATGATGAATTGCTGTGtgttaacaaatttatttgaattgaatATTGTATTGTGTTTGCAAGCAGACTTTTTTGGATCGATTTGGAAGTTGGCAATTAATGTTTGTTTCGGTATAGGgacttaaaatttagttttgataAAAGATCTCGCGCttaaatatttcgaaagtgGAATGGGAAAACAAAGGGAAAATTTGCCCCGAAATCCAACGTagcatctctcttgccaacaagtgctactttgggctaagtaggcaattgagtagtaaaatgcTCTTCCGACGAACAAAAATAAggctctacaaggctctcatcgtgCCCGTCCTATTGTATGGCGTCCCTTGGTGTATTTGAGGGAAAGAtgatgcggaagatttttggaccttgcacgttagcaacggcgagtatcgcagttCGTGgtcaatgagctgtatgagctttacgatgacatagaagtagcacagcgaataaagaatccagcggctttgttggctggatacaaacgctccggctttgatagtattcgatgcaggcccagctggtggtagcagatgaaGCGGAAGGTTGGGAAGATCAGTCGGAGAAGatcttggcttcatttggtgtttccaacgagaatggcgcgctttgttaaattcggccaaaatcgcgtaggcGGTAATCGCGCCaatcgagaagaagaagaacgtccaattaaaaacaaattctaaagAATTCAATTTAAGCATTCGGTATCTCTTGCAAAACCGTCAACAAATTGCTCATCACGCGGTGTTGATACTGGGAGCCAGATGATAGGAATATAGAGGGCATCATCAGTCCCTACTGATGTGCAGCTCCTACATCTCTCTCGAACCCTCTGCTGACATCAGAGAGTCTAATTGATCACCTATGCTGATGCTTGTTCCATACTGGCGTCCGCCTATGACGCAGATGGCTTGTTTGAAAGTGTAAACTGCTGCCTCAAATCTTTCTCACTTCTTCTAGGTAAGGAACCTCACATTTTGTTCCACCGGATTCGCGACAGCGCTGTTCAGGTAAACTGAATCACCAAGAGCTACTAATGGACTGTacaattgtcaaattttttatttgtttttattttttttttttctaataataatagACATTTCGTGAATCACACAGATTTTCCAAATGAAAGCCAAACTAgtcatgttgtttttgttgtagcagcaaaaataaTCCCCATGCAGGTACGGACTCACTCCAGTGCTCGGTCACTCCAGCAGcgcagtgacagtccttggccggatatatagtaaatccgggtcattccggtaacgtagaatcgatGCTAGTCATCTTCCAAATCGATTAATCGTCTGCAGGCtgtttgtttataatatttttgttattactgtCATTAGTATTccataaattttgaattaacaACTCTGTAGATTTTGCTGTGATATCGTAAAACTAACCcctttatatttgtatgttccTATTTTTGCTCTTTTCCACCCTTTCAtaccaaccaaaaaaaaaaaacgttcataATGTGCCCGCGGTGACTAAACTCACAATTCAATACCTAATGTCACCCCGCTCTCCGCTTCCAATGTGCGGTTGATGTCCTGCTGTTGTTAACTGTTGTACAACTTTGTTATGCTGTTCGTTGTTATTCTTATGCATGCGCCCTAACGCTACAGTTGCTTTTAAAGCGACCCCGAGATGAACCGGTCGGAGCGCCAAAGTCTGCTGCGCATAACTCCAAACGCCATTCCCATCCTCACCCGCAATCGCTACCAAATAGCAGTTCACGCCGTTCGGCATCACCACCTAAACGAGTCGTCGGAGGTGGTGGTGTTGCAGTTAACGTAGGTGTTGGTGCTGGCATTGGCAGTGGCGCCTCTGTTGTCAATGGCGCCAATGGCTCCACTGGCATTATTAATGGTGATAGGCCCCTCATGCAACCATCCCAGAAAACGCTAAGTAAAATCATTGTGAATCAGTTCCACGCTAGTAGCCTGCTTAATCATAACGATAAAAAATCGGAGCTGCTTACACAAAATGGCCTAAATAAGACGGCAGCAACCGCTTACGAGACTAGCGTTTATGCCTCGCAGTACATGCCGCTCGATAATCGCACTTATCATAATCGTCATCCAATTGCTGATAACTCTACTTATGTGGGCGTTTCTTTAGCTAAAGGTGGGGACGGTGATCGTGGCAAGCATAATACTCCAGCTGAAGATGATCCCGGTTCAGGTATGCTGATTGTGCATGATTCACCGTTCTAATCTTCtttaaattacaaatatatttcGCATTTTTATTCTTCCACTTCAAGCCATCGACGATGTGAATGCATATACAGATAGTGATTCGGAAGACGAATATACTGGTCATCCATTCTACCTCGCCAACGATTTAAATGAGATACACCAAAGTCGCAATATACGCAACCCCGTTGAACAGCAGATGAAAGATGGCTTGGAGGATAGCGAGGGCGATACCGAGACAAGCGAATACTTTAAGCCGGACTGTATATTATCGCCGAGCTTATTTCCGAATGTGCCgccttatttgaatttttcatcgCATGCTGAAAAGGGACCTGAAGTGCCGCCAACACTGCATCGCGTGCTGAAGTGGAAACTGAGTCCTGTAATGCCAAAAATAGTGAAGCGAGTGGTGCTCAACTCAGGATTTCGCATCATAAAAAGTGAGTGACACGCCAGCTGGTGAAAAATTGAAGGTTTACAATATAATCGCATTTTcacctttttgtgttttttttttagataccaCTGATTGGATGGCCGTCTGGGAGAAGCATATGAAAAGTCCAGGCTTCCGTACGATACGCTCACATCAAAAGTACAACCATATGCCGGGTTCGTTTCGCATCGGCCGCAAAGATAGCATGTGGCACAGTATACACAACAACATGAATAAGTATGGCAAAAAAGAATTTGGCTTCATGCAAAAGTAAGTGGGCAAAAAAACCAAGCCGGAATGGTGGCTTAATAAGATTTAAGAAATACATCAATGATCGAAAATTAGTTTTGATTAGATTACTACGAGGCTTGCACTTTGACCTCATGGTATTTTTGGCACTCTCCTCAACACAGGACCTCATTCAAACCCAGtttccttattaaactcaggatatAGCTGGATTGAAGTGATCGAAGATATCAACTTCTTAGTCGGCGATTGCCAAAGGAAGCGGGCATGCGGAAACTTTTAGATTTTGTAAGAACATTAGGTTTGGGTGAAGTAGCGTGAAAAGGAAAGGGTGCCCGAGATTGCCGGACAAAAATTAACATCTTATATCAGGTGGTGCCATAACAATATGGCAGCATAAAATATTAGGCATAAATATGTGGGGACGCTTGGGAGCGACGGTTCTTGTACTTAAACCGAGAGATATTTCGACGTTATTAGAAGATTTCTAACTTTAATTATTTTGCCTTAacgaaaaatcataaattatttatctaatttaatttgtaaagggtgttcagattggaggtactttttccaatagcgtttttttttgtttttgtttgtttttattagacGTACAGCCCGAAGTGAAGAGAATATGCGGCTGTAAATGTGAGTTTTGCCGAAGACTTGGAAGAATCGATTCGGCGCCCATCTCAATAACTTGGCCTATGTAATCTTATGGTACTACTTGGGTGATTTTACGCAAAGATCTTGGTTTGAAAGcgtataaaatacagctagtccaagatttgaagccggtcgatcttccaaagcgtcataatttcagtcgttgggctcttgaaaaactcggCAAAGATCCGCGTTTTGGGACCCGtattgttcagcgatgaggcccatttttgctTTAATGGCTACGGCAAAAAGCAAAACTGCCATATTTGAGCTGAAAAGCAACCCGTAGCCATTCAAGACAACCATTTcagccattgaaaacaaccgtttggtgcggcctatgggctggaggaatcatcggcccatatttcttcaaagacgaggctggcgccaatgtaacggTGAAtgacgaacgctatcgcgccatgat from Anastrepha ludens isolate Willacy chromosome 5, idAnaLude1.1, whole genome shotgun sequence includes these protein-coding regions:
- the LOC128863216 gene encoding tubulin monoglutamylase TTLL4 isoform X2; protein product: MSAQVRAESGEDGGGAKLQQKSKFKVKMAPISEKRSQPPNANHVKENGHTSHGHGHSHLHTHTKENASSNASGKSAGVKTKGLEILDFHESWLEEVELYKDKLYVQKNLLLSSHNHAHTPHGCQIDAPSHYISVNNKYKVNSASGYTPNEHSNCNSITNDTIVKRQRGAGTSATGPAIDPSIISNASYNKSNRISIRSNTAAPLTSSPDSTIPMSGVQRPRDEPVGAPKSAAHNSKRHSHPHPQSLPNSSSRRSASPPKRVVGGGGVAVNVGVGAGIGSGASVVNGANGSTGIINGDRPLMQPSQKTLSKIIVNQFHASSLLNHNDKKSELLTQNGLNKTAATAYETSVYASQYMPLDNRTYHNRHPIADNSTYVGVSLAKGGDGDRGKHNTPAEDDPGSAIDDVNAYTDSDSEDEYTGHPFYLANDLNEIHQSRNIRNPVEQQMKDGLEDSEGDTETSEYFKPDCILSPSLFPNVPPYLNFSSHAEKGPEVPPTLHRVLKWKLSPVMPKIVKRVVLNSGFRIIKNTTDWMAVWEKHMKSPGFRTIRSHQKYNHMPGSFRIGRKDSMWHSIHNNMNKYGKKEFGFMQKSYIMPDDLENLRQVWPKNASRLTKWIVKPPASARGTGIRIVNKWSQFPKDRPLVVQKYIERPLLINDSKFDMRIYVVVTSINPLRIYMYKDGLARFASVKYSSELTSLDDRCMHLTNYSINKFSQNYSKNEDFNACQGHKWTLQSLWSCLEMRGVNTKRLWATLRNLVIKAIVSGESGLNRMYRQNVNFRYNCFELFGFDILLDENLVPWLLEINISPSLHSELPLDLHVKGPLIQAVLNTALYQVPPKLNDKQQKDIIEELKLNGPLCHDKRIFTTCLTVEEVRKHNQFTNRLIEFREEYLDSILDNLLPDDIRCLIISEDEFARCTPLERIFPTTDTHMYLKFIENPRYYNRLLDAWETRYGNQRAQGIALLKGYCADGYHLRVSDAALEKEPDVALTEIDMLHQKKSDDQVTLVPDNMAGDSALASKAGSPDSTADTSVRSQR
- the LOC128863216 gene encoding tubulin monoglutamylase TTLL4 isoform X1, with translation MSAQVRAESGEDGGGAKLQQKSKFKVKMAPISEKRSQPPNANHVKENGHTSHGHGHSHLHTHTKENASSNASGKSAGVKTKGLEILDFHESWLEEVELYKDKLYVQKNLLLSSHNHAHTPHGCQIDAPSHYISVNNKYKVNSASGYTPNEHSNCNSITNDTIVKRQRGAGTSATGPAIDPSIISNASYNKSNRISIRSNTAAPLTSSPDSTIPMSGVQLLLKRPRDEPVGAPKSAAHNSKRHSHPHPQSLPNSSSRRSASPPKRVVGGGGVAVNVGVGAGIGSGASVVNGANGSTGIINGDRPLMQPSQKTLSKIIVNQFHASSLLNHNDKKSELLTQNGLNKTAATAYETSVYASQYMPLDNRTYHNRHPIADNSTYVGVSLAKGGDGDRGKHNTPAEDDPGSAIDDVNAYTDSDSEDEYTGHPFYLANDLNEIHQSRNIRNPVEQQMKDGLEDSEGDTETSEYFKPDCILSPSLFPNVPPYLNFSSHAEKGPEVPPTLHRVLKWKLSPVMPKIVKRVVLNSGFRIIKNTTDWMAVWEKHMKSPGFRTIRSHQKYNHMPGSFRIGRKDSMWHSIHNNMNKYGKKEFGFMQKSYIMPDDLENLRQVWPKNASRLTKWIVKPPASARGTGIRIVNKWSQFPKDRPLVVQKYIERPLLINDSKFDMRIYVVVTSINPLRIYMYKDGLARFASVKYSSELTSLDDRCMHLTNYSINKFSQNYSKNEDFNACQGHKWTLQSLWSCLEMRGVNTKRLWATLRNLVIKAIVSGESGLNRMYRQNVNFRYNCFELFGFDILLDENLVPWLLEINISPSLHSELPLDLHVKGPLIQAVLNTALYQVPPKLNDKQQKDIIEELKLNGPLCHDKRIFTTCLTVEEVRKHNQFTNRLIEFREEYLDSILDNLLPDDIRCLIISEDEFARCTPLERIFPTTDTHMYLKFIENPRYYNRLLDAWETRYGNQRAQGIALLKGYCADGYHLRVSDAALEKEPDVALTEIDMLHQKKSDDQVTLVPDNMAGDSALASKAGSPDSTADTSVRSQR
- the LOC128863216 gene encoding tubulin monoglutamylase TTLL4 isoform X3; translation: MAPISEKRSQPPNANHVKENGHTSHGHGHSHLHTHTKENASSNASGKSAGVKTKGLEILDFHESWLEEVELYKDKLYVQKNLLLSSHNHAHTPHGCQIDAPSHYISVNNKYKVNSASGYTPNEHSNCNSITNDTIVKRQRGAGTSATGPAIDPSIISNASYNKSNRISIRSNTAAPLTSSPDSTIPMSGVQLLLKRPRDEPVGAPKSAAHNSKRHSHPHPQSLPNSSSRRSASPPKRVVGGGGVAVNVGVGAGIGSGASVVNGANGSTGIINGDRPLMQPSQKTLSKIIVNQFHASSLLNHNDKKSELLTQNGLNKTAATAYETSVYASQYMPLDNRTYHNRHPIADNSTYVGVSLAKGGDGDRGKHNTPAEDDPGSAIDDVNAYTDSDSEDEYTGHPFYLANDLNEIHQSRNIRNPVEQQMKDGLEDSEGDTETSEYFKPDCILSPSLFPNVPPYLNFSSHAEKGPEVPPTLHRVLKWKLSPVMPKIVKRVVLNSGFRIIKNTTDWMAVWEKHMKSPGFRTIRSHQKYNHMPGSFRIGRKDSMWHSIHNNMNKYGKKEFGFMQKSYIMPDDLENLRQVWPKNASRLTKWIVKPPASARGTGIRIVNKWSQFPKDRPLVVQKYIERPLLINDSKFDMRIYVVVTSINPLRIYMYKDGLARFASVKYSSELTSLDDRCMHLTNYSINKFSQNYSKNEDFNACQGHKWTLQSLWSCLEMRGVNTKRLWATLRNLVIKAIVSGESGLNRMYRQNVNFRYNCFELFGFDILLDENLVPWLLEINISPSLHSELPLDLHVKGPLIQAVLNTALYQVPPKLNDKQQKDIIEELKLNGPLCHDKRIFTTCLTVEEVRKHNQFTNRLIEFREEYLDSILDNLLPDDIRCLIISEDEFARCTPLERIFPTTDTHMYLKFIENPRYYNRLLDAWETRYGNQRAQGIALLKGYCADGYHLRVSDAALEKEPDVALTEIDMLHQKKSDDQVTLVPDNMAGDSALASKAGSPDSTADTSVRSQR